In one Balaenoptera acutorostrata chromosome 5, mBalAcu1.1, whole genome shotgun sequence genomic region, the following are encoded:
- the SFRP2 gene encoding secreted frizzled-related protein 2: MPQGPGSLLLLVLASHCCLGSARGLFFGQPDFSYKRSNCKPIPANLQLCHGIEYQNMRLPNLLGHETMKEVLEQAGAWIPLVMKQCHPDTKKFLCSLFAPVCLDDLDETIQPCHSLCVQVKDRCAPVMSAFGFPWPDMLECDRFPQDNDLCIPLASSDHLLPATEEAPKVCEACKNKNEDDNDIMETLCKNDFALKIKVKEITYINRDTKIILETKSKTIYKLNGVSERDLKKSVLWLKDSLQCTCEEMNDINAPYLVMGQKLGGELVITSVKRWQKGQREFKRISRSIRKLQC, translated from the exons ATGCCACAGGGTCCCGGCTCGCTGCTGCTGCTCGTCCTCGCCTCGCACTGCTGCTTGGGCTCCGCGCGCGGGCTCTTCTTCGGCCAGCCCGACTTCTCCTACAAGCGCAGCAACTGCAAGCCCATCCCGGCCAACCTGCAGCTGTGCCACGGCATAGAGTACCAGAACATGCGGCTGCCCAACCTGCTGGGCCACGAGACCATGAAGGAGGTGCTGGAGCAGGCGGGCGCCTGGATCCCGCTGGTCATGAAGCAGTGCCACCCGGACACCAAGAAGTTCCTGTGCTCGCTCTTCGCCCCCGTCTGCCTCGATGACCTGGACGAAACCATCCAGCCGTGCCACTCGCTCTGCGTGCAGGTGAAGGACCGCTGCGCTCCGGTCATGTCCGCCTTCGGCTTCCCCTGGCCCGACATGCTTGAGTGCGACCGTTTCCCCCAAGACAACGACCTCTGCATCCCCCTCGCTAGCAGCGACCACCTCCTGCCGGCCACCGAGGAAG CTCCAAAGGTATGTGAAGCCTGCAAAAATAAAAACGAAGATGAcaacgacataatggaaactctTTGTAAAAATGATTTTG CactgaaaataaaagtgaaggaGATCACCTACATCAACAGAGATACCAAAATCATCCTGGAGACCAAGAGCAAGACCATTTACAAGCTGAACGGTGTGTCCGAGAGGGACCTGAAGAAGTCGGTGCTGTGGCTCAAAGACAGCCTGCAGTGCACGTGCGAGGAGATGAATGACATCAATGCGCCCTACCTGGTCATGGGGCAGAAACTGGGCGGAGAGCTGGTCATCACCTCTGTGAAGCGGTGGCAGAAGGGGCAGAGAGAGTTCAAGCGCATCTCCCGCAGCATCCGCAAGCTGCAGTGCTAG